The proteins below come from a single Miscanthus floridulus cultivar M001 chromosome 1, ASM1932011v1, whole genome shotgun sequence genomic window:
- the LOC136509880 gene encoding exocyst complex component SEC3A-like translates to MAKSSADDAELRRACAAAVAASGARGEDVAFSIRVAKGRGIFEKLGRLAKPRVLALTVKQSSRGEANKAFLRVLKYSSGAVLEPAKLYKLKHLTKVEVISNDPSGCTFVLGFDNLRSQSVAPPQWTMRNIDDRNRLLFCILNMCKEILSYLPKVVGIDIVELALWAKENTLTIDNQVSTQDGQETSVATQTERKVTVTVENDLVSQAKEEEEDMEALLDTYVMGIGEADAFSERLKQELVALEAANVYQLLESEPLIEEVLHGLDAASATVDDMDEWLRIFNLKLRHMREDIASIESRNNGLEMQSVNNKGLMEELDKLLERLRIPQEFAASLTGGSFEESRMLKNVEACEWLTGAIRSLEVPNLDPCYVNMRAVREKKAELEKLKTTFVRRASEFLRNYFSSLVDFMISDKSYFSQRGQLKRPDHADLRYKCRTYARLLQHLKSLDKSCLGPLRKAYCHSLNLLLRREAREFANELRASTKAPKNPAVWLEGSGGSGHNGSSADTSTVSDAYSKMLTIFIPLLVDESSFFAHFMCFEVPALVPAGSPNANKSKSGGNDADDDLGLMDPDGNDLKPDSTSAELGTLNEALQELLDGIQEDFYAVVDWAYKIDPLRCISMHGITERYLSGQKADAAGFVRKLLDDLESRISVQFSRFIDEACHQIERNERNVRQTGILAYIPRFAVLASRMEQYIQGQSRDLIDKAYTKLVSTMFATLEKIAQSDPKTADIVLIENYAAFQNSLYDLANVVPTLAKFYHQASESYEVACTRHISSLIYLQFERLFQFNRKVEELTYTIAAEEIPFQLGLSKTDLRRVLKSSLSGIDKSIGAMYRRLQKTLTSDELFPSLWDKCKKEFLDKYESFVQMVTRIYGNEPIMSVNEMKEVLASF, encoded by the exons ATGGCGAAGTCGAGCGCGGACGACGCCGAGCTGCGGCGCGCGTGcgccgcggccgtggcggcgtCGGGCGCGCGCGGGGAGGACGTGGCCTTCTCCATCCGCGTCGCCAAGGGCCGCGGCATCTTCGAGAAGCTCGGCAGGCTCGCCAAGCCCCGCGTCCTCGCGCTCACCG TTAAACAATCGTCAAGAGGCGAGGCAAACAAAGCTTTTCTCCGAGTATTAAAGTATTCATCTGGGGCAGTGCTTGAG CCAGCCAAACTTTACAAGCTGAAACATCTAACAAAGGTTGAGGTTATTTCCAATGATCCGAGTGGTTGTACATTTGTTCTG GGATTTGATAACCTTAGGAGTCAGAGTGTTGCCCCACCACAATGGACGATGCGTAACATTGATGACAG AAACCGTCTACTTTTTTGTATTCTGAACATGTGCAAGGAGATACTCAGTTATCTTCCGAAAGTTGTTGGAATTGATATTGTGGAGCTAGCTCTTTGGGCAAAG GAAAACACACTGACCATAGATAATCAAGTGAGTACCCAAGATGGTCAAGAAACATCAGTTGCTACTCAGACCGAGAGGAAAGTAACAGTAACTGTTGAAAATGATCTCGTGTCCCAAgcaaaggaggaggaagaagacatgGAGGCACTTCTTGACAC GTATGTTATGGGCATAGGTGAAGCAGATGCGTTCTCTGAGAGATTGAAGCAGGAGCTTGTGGCTTTGGAGGCCGCAAATGTATATCAATTACTGGAAAGCGAGCCTTTAATAGAAGAG GTCTTGCATGGTCTGGATGCTGCTAGTGCAACTGTAGATGATATGGATGAGTGGTTACGGATTTTCAACCTGAAGCTGAGGCATATGAGAGAAGATATTGCATCG ATTGAATCACGTAACAACGGCTTGGAGATGCAGTCTGTAAATAACAAAGGACTTATGGAAGAGCTAGATAAATTGCTTGAGCGTCTGCGGATTCCACAGGAG TTTGCAGCATCATTAACTGGAGGCTCATTTGAAGAGTCACGGATGCTGAAAAATGTCGAGGCATGCGAATGGTTGACAGGGGCCATTCGTAGTCTTGAAGTTCCTAATTTGGACCCATGCTATGTCAACATGCGCGCT GTTAGAGAGAAAAAGGCAGAACTGGAGAAActgaaaacaacttttgttcGACGAGCATCAGAGTTTTTGCGGAACTACTTCTCCAGCTTGGTAGACTTCATGATTAGTGACAAAAGCTACTTTTCACAG CGAGGACAATTGAAGCGGCCTGATCATGCAGACCTTAGGTATAAATGCAGGACATATGCCCGACTTCTGCAGCACTTAAAG AGTCTGGACAAGAGCTGCTTAGGTCCCTTAAGGAAGGCATACTGCCATTCCCTTAATTTACTACTACGACGAGAG gcacgtgaatttGCCAATGAACTTCGTGCAAGTACAAAAGCACCCAAGAATCCTGCTGTTTGGCTTGAAGGTTCTGGCGGCTCTGGTCATAATGGAAGCAGTGCTGATACTTCAACAGTCTCGGATGCATACTCAAAGATGCTTACAATATTTATCCCACTTCTTGTGGATGAG AGTTCCTTTTTTGCACATTTTATGTGCTTTGAAGTACCTGCACTTGTTCCAGCTGGTTCTCCTAATGCTAATAAGAGCAAATCTGGAGGAAATGATGCAGATGATGATCTGGGTCTTATGGATCCAGATGGCAACGATCTGAAACCTG ATAGTACCTCTGCTGAACTGGGTACATTGAATGAAGCTCTTCAAGAATTACTTGATGGAATCCAG GAAGACTTCTATGCGGTCGTAGATTGGGCGTATAAAATTGACCCCTTGCGTTGCATCTCAATGCATGGGATTACAGAGCGCTACCTTTCTGGACAGAAAGCTGATGCTGCAGGATTTGTTCGCAAACTACTTGATGATTTGGAATCAAGAATATCAGTACAGTTCAGCCGG TTTATTGACGAAGCGTGCCATCAAATCGAGCGTAACGAAAGAAATGTGCGGCAAACTGGAATTCTAGCTTACATTCCAAG ATTTGCTGTCCTTGCATCACGGATGGAACAGTATATTCAAGGGCAGTCCAGGGATTTAATTGATAAAGCATACACAAAGCTA GTTAGCACAATGTTCGCAACTTTGGAGAAAATTGCACAGAGTGATCCTAAAACTGCTGATATTGTGCTGATTGAGAATTATGCTGCTTTCCAGAACAG TCTTTATGACTTGGCTAACGTTGTGCCAACGCTTGCAAAGTTCTACCATCAAGCCAGTGAATCATATGAAGTAGCTTGCACTCGCCATATCAGCTCACTCATTTATCTT CAATTTGAGAGGTTATTTCAATTCAATCGGAAAGTTGAAGAATTGACATACACCATTGCTGCTGAGGAG ATCCCGTTTCAGCTGGGGTTGTCAAAAACTGACCTAAGGAGGGTACTGAAATCCAGCTTATCTGGG